A window of the Rhea pennata isolate bPtePen1 chromosome 19, bPtePen1.pri, whole genome shotgun sequence genome harbors these coding sequences:
- the ARHGAP44 gene encoding rho GTPase-activating protein 44 isoform X5 has translation MLKLCGEAEDKLAQELIHLELQVERDVIEPLFALAEVEIPNIQKQRKHLAKLVLDMDSSRTRWQQSAKSSGSSSNLQPAKADALREEMEEAANRVEICRDQLSADMYGFVAKEIDYANYFQTLIEVQAEYHRKSLALLQNVLPQIKAQQEAWIEKPSFGKPLEEHLAVSGREIAFPVEACVTMLLECGMQEEGLFRVAPSASKLKKLKAALDCCIVDVQEYSADPHAVAGALKSYLRELPEPLMTFELYDEWIQASNMPEQERLLQALWSACEKLPKANYNNLRYLIKFLARLTEHQDANKMTPSNVAIVLGPNLLWPQADGNITEMMTTVSLQIVGILEPLIQHADWFFPGADVEFNVSGGFGSPAHANHNANYGPAPAPDAEHADRRQHDPARRPLSVATDNMMLEFYKKDGLRKIQSMGVRVMDTSWVARRGAPAPRKAPAAPPPAELAAGPPAPAPEPPLPSSPAAGPPPPAPSSFGFPPAAERAGTLKTKELSPGQQKGSLAPAAEQSPQAPRKASRKPVPRTPLGQPGGTPEPSAGSPSPASPSPTPPSTPSPYGLACPQGYCLASGQLSPAAAPPLPPPPPPPPPPLSTLTKSRPTPKPRQRPTLPPPQPPTAASSASSPRPAELGPLDGAAPGDSGCTGRLRCDVPSVHIETDAALCREPLPRLSGAGNIDAREEEEEESESTAL, from the exons ATGCTCAAGCTGTGCGGGGAGGCGGAGGACAAGCTGGCCCAGGAGCTCATCCACTTGGAGCTGCAGGTGGAGCGGGACGTCATCGAGCCGCTCTTCGCGCTCGCCGAG GTGGAGATCCCGAATATCCAGAAACAGCGGAAGCACTTGGCGAAGCTGGTGCTGGACATGGACTCCTCGAGGACAAG GTGGCAGCAATCCGCCAAGTCGTCGGGTTCCTCGAGCAACCTGCAGCCGGCCAAAGCCGACGCGCTcagggaggagatggaggaggcGGCGAACCGAGTGGAGATTTGCAGG GACCAGCTCTCCGCCGACATGTACGGTTTTGTGGCCAAAGAAATAGACTATGCAAACTACTTCCAAACG TTAATCGAAGTGCAAGCCGAGTACCATAGGAAGTCACTGGCGCTTCTGCAGAACGTGCTGCCGCAGATCAAAGCCCAGCAGG AGGCTTGGATCGAGAAACCCTCCTTCGGGAAGCCCCTGGAGGAGCACCTGGCCGTCAGCGGGCGGGAGATCGCCTTCCCCGTCGAGGCGTGCGTCACCATGCTGCTCGAGTGCGGCATGCAGGAGGAG GGTCTCTTCCGCGTGGCTCCCTCCGCCTCGAAGCTGAAGAAGCTCAAGGCCGCCCTGGACTGCTGCATCGTGGATGTGCAGGAGTACTCGGCCGACCCGCACGCCGTTGCAG GAGCCTTGAAGTCCTACCTGCGGGAGCTGCCGGAGCCGCTCATGACATTCGAGCTCTACGACGAGTGGATCCAGGCCTCCAA cATGCCGGAGcaggagaggctgctgcaggccctCTGGAGCGCCTGCGAGAAGCTGCCCAAGGCCAACTACAACAACCTCAG ATACCTGATCAAATTCCTCGCGCGGCTCACGGAGCACCAGGACGCCAACAAGATGACGCCGAGCAACGTGGCCATCGTGCTGGGTCCCAACCTGCTCTGGCCGCAGGCGGATGG gaacatcACGGAGATGATGACGACGGTGTCCCTGCAGATCGTGGGCATCCTGGAGCCCCTCATCCAGCACGCCGACTGGTTCTTCCCGGGAG CAGACGTGGAGTTCAACGTGAGCGGCGGCTTCGGCAGCCCCGCGCACGCCAACCACAACGCCAACTacggcccggcgcccgccccggacGCCGAGCACGCCGACCGCAGGCAGCACgacccggcgcggcggcccctcAGCGTGGCCACGGACAACATGATGCTGGAGTTTTACAAGAAGGACGG CCTCAGGAAAATCCAGAG CATGGGCGTCCGGGTGATGGACACGTCGTGGGTGGCCCGCCGaggcgccccggcgccccgcaaggcgcccgccgccccgccgcccgccgagctcgccgccggccccccggcgcccgctccCGAGCCGCCGCTGCCGAGCTCCCCCGCTGCcggccctcctcctcctgctccgaGCAGCTTCGGCTTCCCGCCGGCAGCCGAGCGGGCCGG cacTTTAAAAACCAAGGAGCTCTCGCCCGggcagcagaagggcagcctgGCCCCGGCCGCGGAGCAGAGCCCGCAGGCGCCGCGCAAAG CGTCCAGGAAGCCGGTGCCCCGGACGCCCCTCGGCCAGCCGGGCGGGACGCCGGAGCCGTCGGCGGGCTCGCCATCGCCCGCCAGCCCGTCCCCCACCCCTCCGAGCACCCCTTCGCCCTACGGACTCGCTTGCCCCCAAGGCTACTGCCTGGCCTCAGGTCAGCTGTCCCCAGCCGCCGCACctcccctgcctcctcctcctcctcctcctcctcccccgcTGAGCACCTTAACCAAATCTCGACCCACCCCCAAGCCGCGGCAGAGGCCCACGCTGCCACCGCCACAGCCTCCCACGGCCGCCTCGTCCGCCTCTAGCCCTCGGCCCGCGGAGCTCGGCCCGCTCGACGGCGCGGCCCCCGGGGACAGCGGGTGCACAG GTCGGCTCCGGTGCGATGTCCCTTCCGTGCACATAGAGACGGACGCCGCGCTGTGCCGGGAGCCACTGCCGAGGCTTTCGGGAGCGGGGAACATCGATGcgcgggaggaggaggaggaggaatcgGAAAGCACGGCCCTATGA
- the ARHGAP44 gene encoding rho GTPase-activating protein 44 isoform X4: MKKQFNRMRQLANQTVGRAEKTEVLGEDLLQVEKRLELVKQVSHGAHKKLTACLQGQQGADADKRSKKLPLTTLAQCLTEGAAVLGDESLLGKMLKLCGEAEDKLAQELIHLELQVERDVIEPLFALAEVEIPNIQKQRKHLAKLVLDMDSSRTRWQQSAKSSGSSSNLQPAKADALREEMEEAANRVEICRDQLSADMYGFVAKEIDYANYFQTLIEVQAEYHRKSLALLQNVLPQIKAQQEAWIEKPSFGKPLEEHLAVSGREIAFPVEACVTMLLECGMQEEGLFRVAPSASKLKKLKAALDCCIVDVQEYSADPHAVAGALKSYLRELPEPLMTFELYDEWIQASNMPEQERLLQALWSACEKLPKANYNNLRYLIKFLARLTEHQDANKMTPSNVAIVLGPNLLWPQADGNITEMMTTVSLQIVGILEPLIQHADWFFPGADVEFNVSGGFGSPAHANHNANYGPAPAPDAEHADRRQHDPARRPLSVATDNMMLEFYKKDGLRKIQSMGVRVMDTSWVARRGAPAPRKAPAAPPPAELAAGPPAPAPEPPLPSSPAAGPPPPAPSSFGFPPAAERAGTLKTKELSPGQQKGSLAPAAEQSPQAPRKGRLRCDVPSVHIETDAALCREPLPRLSGAGNIDAREEEEEESESTAL; encoded by the exons atGAAGAAGCAGTTCAACCGCATGCGGCAGCTCGCCAACCAGACCGTGGGCAG GGCCGAGAAAACGGAAGTTTTGGGCGAGGATCTTCTGCAG GTGGAGAAGCGGCTGGAGCTGGTGAAGCAGGTCTCGCACGGCGCGCACAAGAAGCTGACGGCGTGtctgcaggggcagcagggcGCCGACGCCGACAAGCGCTCG AAGAAGCTGCCTTTGACGACGCTGGCGCAGTGCCTGACGGAGGGAGCCGCCGTGCTGGGGGACGAGTCCCTGCTGGG GAAGATGCTCAAGCTGTGCGGGGAGGCGGAGGACAAGCTGGCCCAGGAGCTCATCCACTTGGAGCTGCAGGTGGAGCGGGACGTCATCGAGCCGCTCTTCGCGCTCGCCGAG GTGGAGATCCCGAATATCCAGAAACAGCGGAAGCACTTGGCGAAGCTGGTGCTGGACATGGACTCCTCGAGGACAAG GTGGCAGCAATCCGCCAAGTCGTCGGGTTCCTCGAGCAACCTGCAGCCGGCCAAAGCCGACGCGCTcagggaggagatggaggaggcGGCGAACCGAGTGGAGATTTGCAGG GACCAGCTCTCCGCCGACATGTACGGTTTTGTGGCCAAAGAAATAGACTATGCAAACTACTTCCAAACG TTAATCGAAGTGCAAGCCGAGTACCATAGGAAGTCACTGGCGCTTCTGCAGAACGTGCTGCCGCAGATCAAAGCCCAGCAGG AGGCTTGGATCGAGAAACCCTCCTTCGGGAAGCCCCTGGAGGAGCACCTGGCCGTCAGCGGGCGGGAGATCGCCTTCCCCGTCGAGGCGTGCGTCACCATGCTGCTCGAGTGCGGCATGCAGGAGGAG GGTCTCTTCCGCGTGGCTCCCTCCGCCTCGAAGCTGAAGAAGCTCAAGGCCGCCCTGGACTGCTGCATCGTGGATGTGCAGGAGTACTCGGCCGACCCGCACGCCGTTGCAG GAGCCTTGAAGTCCTACCTGCGGGAGCTGCCGGAGCCGCTCATGACATTCGAGCTCTACGACGAGTGGATCCAGGCCTCCAA cATGCCGGAGcaggagaggctgctgcaggccctCTGGAGCGCCTGCGAGAAGCTGCCCAAGGCCAACTACAACAACCTCAG ATACCTGATCAAATTCCTCGCGCGGCTCACGGAGCACCAGGACGCCAACAAGATGACGCCGAGCAACGTGGCCATCGTGCTGGGTCCCAACCTGCTCTGGCCGCAGGCGGATGG gaacatcACGGAGATGATGACGACGGTGTCCCTGCAGATCGTGGGCATCCTGGAGCCCCTCATCCAGCACGCCGACTGGTTCTTCCCGGGAG CAGACGTGGAGTTCAACGTGAGCGGCGGCTTCGGCAGCCCCGCGCACGCCAACCACAACGCCAACTacggcccggcgcccgccccggacGCCGAGCACGCCGACCGCAGGCAGCACgacccggcgcggcggcccctcAGCGTGGCCACGGACAACATGATGCTGGAGTTTTACAAGAAGGACGG CCTCAGGAAAATCCAGAG CATGGGCGTCCGGGTGATGGACACGTCGTGGGTGGCCCGCCGaggcgccccggcgccccgcaaggcgcccgccgccccgccgcccgccgagctcgccgccggccccccggcgcccgctccCGAGCCGCCGCTGCCGAGCTCCCCCGCTGCcggccctcctcctcctgctccgaGCAGCTTCGGCTTCCCGCCGGCAGCCGAGCGGGCCGG cacTTTAAAAACCAAGGAGCTCTCGCCCGggcagcagaagggcagcctgGCCCCGGCCGCGGAGCAGAGCCCGCAGGCGCCGCGCAAAG GTCGGCTCCGGTGCGATGTCCCTTCCGTGCACATAGAGACGGACGCCGCGCTGTGCCGGGAGCCACTGCCGAGGCTTTCGGGAGCGGGGAACATCGATGcgcgggaggaggaggaggaggaatcgGAAAGCACGGCCCTATGA
- the ARHGAP44 gene encoding rho GTPase-activating protein 44 isoform X3, giving the protein MKKQFNRMRQLANQTVGRAEKTEVLGEDLLQVEKRLELVKQVSHGAHKKLTACLQGQQGADADKRSKKLPLTTLAQCLTEGAAVLGDESLLGKMLKLCGEAEDKLAQELIHLELQVERDVIEPLFALAEVEIPNIQKQRKHLAKLVLDMDSSRTRWQQSAKSSGSSSNLQPAKADALREEMEEAANRVEICRDQLSADMYGFVAKEIDYANYFQTLIEVQAEYHRKSLALLQNVLPQIKAQQEAWIEKPSFGKPLEEHLAVSGREIAFPVEACVTMLLECGMQEEGLFRVAPSASKLKKLKAALDCCIVDVQEYSADPHAVAGALKSYLRELPEPLMTFELYDEWIQASNMPEQERLLQALWSACEKLPKANYNNLRYLIKFLARLTEHQDANKMTPSNVAIVLGPNLLWPQADGNITEMMTTVSLQIVGILEPLIQHADWFFPGADVEFNVSGGFGSPAHANHNANYGPAPAPDAEHADRRQHDPARRPLSVATDNMMLEFYKKDGLRKIQSMGVRVMDTSWVARRGAPAPRKAPAAPPPAELAAGPPAPAPEPPLPSSPAAGPPPPAPSSFGFPPAAERAGTLKTKELSPGQQKGSLAPAAEQSPQAPRKASRKPVPRTPLGQPGGTPEPSAGSPSPASPSPTPPSTPSPYGLACPQGYCLASGRLRCDVPSVHIETDAALCREPLPRLSGAGNIDAREEEEEESESTAL; this is encoded by the exons atGAAGAAGCAGTTCAACCGCATGCGGCAGCTCGCCAACCAGACCGTGGGCAG GGCCGAGAAAACGGAAGTTTTGGGCGAGGATCTTCTGCAG GTGGAGAAGCGGCTGGAGCTGGTGAAGCAGGTCTCGCACGGCGCGCACAAGAAGCTGACGGCGTGtctgcaggggcagcagggcGCCGACGCCGACAAGCGCTCG AAGAAGCTGCCTTTGACGACGCTGGCGCAGTGCCTGACGGAGGGAGCCGCCGTGCTGGGGGACGAGTCCCTGCTGGG GAAGATGCTCAAGCTGTGCGGGGAGGCGGAGGACAAGCTGGCCCAGGAGCTCATCCACTTGGAGCTGCAGGTGGAGCGGGACGTCATCGAGCCGCTCTTCGCGCTCGCCGAG GTGGAGATCCCGAATATCCAGAAACAGCGGAAGCACTTGGCGAAGCTGGTGCTGGACATGGACTCCTCGAGGACAAG GTGGCAGCAATCCGCCAAGTCGTCGGGTTCCTCGAGCAACCTGCAGCCGGCCAAAGCCGACGCGCTcagggaggagatggaggaggcGGCGAACCGAGTGGAGATTTGCAGG GACCAGCTCTCCGCCGACATGTACGGTTTTGTGGCCAAAGAAATAGACTATGCAAACTACTTCCAAACG TTAATCGAAGTGCAAGCCGAGTACCATAGGAAGTCACTGGCGCTTCTGCAGAACGTGCTGCCGCAGATCAAAGCCCAGCAGG AGGCTTGGATCGAGAAACCCTCCTTCGGGAAGCCCCTGGAGGAGCACCTGGCCGTCAGCGGGCGGGAGATCGCCTTCCCCGTCGAGGCGTGCGTCACCATGCTGCTCGAGTGCGGCATGCAGGAGGAG GGTCTCTTCCGCGTGGCTCCCTCCGCCTCGAAGCTGAAGAAGCTCAAGGCCGCCCTGGACTGCTGCATCGTGGATGTGCAGGAGTACTCGGCCGACCCGCACGCCGTTGCAG GAGCCTTGAAGTCCTACCTGCGGGAGCTGCCGGAGCCGCTCATGACATTCGAGCTCTACGACGAGTGGATCCAGGCCTCCAA cATGCCGGAGcaggagaggctgctgcaggccctCTGGAGCGCCTGCGAGAAGCTGCCCAAGGCCAACTACAACAACCTCAG ATACCTGATCAAATTCCTCGCGCGGCTCACGGAGCACCAGGACGCCAACAAGATGACGCCGAGCAACGTGGCCATCGTGCTGGGTCCCAACCTGCTCTGGCCGCAGGCGGATGG gaacatcACGGAGATGATGACGACGGTGTCCCTGCAGATCGTGGGCATCCTGGAGCCCCTCATCCAGCACGCCGACTGGTTCTTCCCGGGAG CAGACGTGGAGTTCAACGTGAGCGGCGGCTTCGGCAGCCCCGCGCACGCCAACCACAACGCCAACTacggcccggcgcccgccccggacGCCGAGCACGCCGACCGCAGGCAGCACgacccggcgcggcggcccctcAGCGTGGCCACGGACAACATGATGCTGGAGTTTTACAAGAAGGACGG CCTCAGGAAAATCCAGAG CATGGGCGTCCGGGTGATGGACACGTCGTGGGTGGCCCGCCGaggcgccccggcgccccgcaaggcgcccgccgccccgccgcccgccgagctcgccgccggccccccggcgcccgctccCGAGCCGCCGCTGCCGAGCTCCCCCGCTGCcggccctcctcctcctgctccgaGCAGCTTCGGCTTCCCGCCGGCAGCCGAGCGGGCCGG cacTTTAAAAACCAAGGAGCTCTCGCCCGggcagcagaagggcagcctgGCCCCGGCCGCGGAGCAGAGCCCGCAGGCGCCGCGCAAAG CGTCCAGGAAGCCGGTGCCCCGGACGCCCCTCGGCCAGCCGGGCGGGACGCCGGAGCCGTCGGCGGGCTCGCCATCGCCCGCCAGCCCGTCCCCCACCCCTCCGAGCACCCCTTCGCCCTACGGACTCGCTTGCCCCCAAGGCTACTGCCTGGCCTCAG GTCGGCTCCGGTGCGATGTCCCTTCCGTGCACATAGAGACGGACGCCGCGCTGTGCCGGGAGCCACTGCCGAGGCTTTCGGGAGCGGGGAACATCGATGcgcgggaggaggaggaggaggaatcgGAAAGCACGGCCCTATGA
- the ARHGAP44 gene encoding rho GTPase-activating protein 44 isoform X2, whose protein sequence is MKKQFNRMRQLANQTVGRAEKTEVLGEDLLQVEKRLELVKQVSHGAHKKLTACLQGQQGADADKRSKKLPLTTLAQCLTEGAAVLGDESLLGKMLKLCGEAEDKLAQELIHLELQVERDVIEPLFALAEVEIPNIQKQRKHLAKLVLDMDSSRTRWQQSAKSSGSSSNLQPAKADALREEMEEAANRVEICRDQLSADMYGFVAKEIDYANYFQTLIEVQAEYHRKSLALLQNVLPQIKAQQEAWIEKPSFGKPLEEHLAVSGREIAFPVEACVTMLLECGMQEEGLFRVAPSASKLKKLKAALDCCIVDVQEYSADPHAVAGALKSYLRELPEPLMTFELYDEWIQASNMPEQERLLQALWSACEKLPKANYNNLRYLIKFLARLTEHQDANKMTPSNVAIVLGPNLLWPQADGNITEMMTTVSLQIVGILEPLIQHADWFFPGDVEFNVSGGFGSPAHANHNANYGPAPAPDAEHADRRQHDPARRPLSVATDNMMLEFYKKDGLRKIQSMGVRVMDTSWVARRGAPAPRKAPAAPPPAELAAGPPAPAPEPPLPSSPAAGPPPPAPSSFGFPPAAERAGTLKTKELSPGQQKGSLAPAAEQSPQAPRKASRKPVPRTPLGQPGGTPEPSAGSPSPASPSPTPPSTPSPYGLACPQGYCLASGQLSPAAAPPLPPPPPPPPPPLSTLTKSRPTPKPRQRPTLPPPQPPTAASSASSPRPAELGPLDGAAPGDSGCTGRLRCDVPSVHIETDAALCREPLPRLSGAGNIDAREEEEEESESTAL, encoded by the exons atGAAGAAGCAGTTCAACCGCATGCGGCAGCTCGCCAACCAGACCGTGGGCAG GGCCGAGAAAACGGAAGTTTTGGGCGAGGATCTTCTGCAG GTGGAGAAGCGGCTGGAGCTGGTGAAGCAGGTCTCGCACGGCGCGCACAAGAAGCTGACGGCGTGtctgcaggggcagcagggcGCCGACGCCGACAAGCGCTCG AAGAAGCTGCCTTTGACGACGCTGGCGCAGTGCCTGACGGAGGGAGCCGCCGTGCTGGGGGACGAGTCCCTGCTGGG GAAGATGCTCAAGCTGTGCGGGGAGGCGGAGGACAAGCTGGCCCAGGAGCTCATCCACTTGGAGCTGCAGGTGGAGCGGGACGTCATCGAGCCGCTCTTCGCGCTCGCCGAG GTGGAGATCCCGAATATCCAGAAACAGCGGAAGCACTTGGCGAAGCTGGTGCTGGACATGGACTCCTCGAGGACAAG GTGGCAGCAATCCGCCAAGTCGTCGGGTTCCTCGAGCAACCTGCAGCCGGCCAAAGCCGACGCGCTcagggaggagatggaggaggcGGCGAACCGAGTGGAGATTTGCAGG GACCAGCTCTCCGCCGACATGTACGGTTTTGTGGCCAAAGAAATAGACTATGCAAACTACTTCCAAACG TTAATCGAAGTGCAAGCCGAGTACCATAGGAAGTCACTGGCGCTTCTGCAGAACGTGCTGCCGCAGATCAAAGCCCAGCAGG AGGCTTGGATCGAGAAACCCTCCTTCGGGAAGCCCCTGGAGGAGCACCTGGCCGTCAGCGGGCGGGAGATCGCCTTCCCCGTCGAGGCGTGCGTCACCATGCTGCTCGAGTGCGGCATGCAGGAGGAG GGTCTCTTCCGCGTGGCTCCCTCCGCCTCGAAGCTGAAGAAGCTCAAGGCCGCCCTGGACTGCTGCATCGTGGATGTGCAGGAGTACTCGGCCGACCCGCACGCCGTTGCAG GAGCCTTGAAGTCCTACCTGCGGGAGCTGCCGGAGCCGCTCATGACATTCGAGCTCTACGACGAGTGGATCCAGGCCTCCAA cATGCCGGAGcaggagaggctgctgcaggccctCTGGAGCGCCTGCGAGAAGCTGCCCAAGGCCAACTACAACAACCTCAG ATACCTGATCAAATTCCTCGCGCGGCTCACGGAGCACCAGGACGCCAACAAGATGACGCCGAGCAACGTGGCCATCGTGCTGGGTCCCAACCTGCTCTGGCCGCAGGCGGATGG gaacatcACGGAGATGATGACGACGGTGTCCCTGCAGATCGTGGGCATCCTGGAGCCCCTCATCCAGCACGCCGACTGGTTCTTCCCGGGAG ACGTGGAGTTCAACGTGAGCGGCGGCTTCGGCAGCCCCGCGCACGCCAACCACAACGCCAACTacggcccggcgcccgccccggacGCCGAGCACGCCGACCGCAGGCAGCACgacccggcgcggcggcccctcAGCGTGGCCACGGACAACATGATGCTGGAGTTTTACAAGAAGGACGG CCTCAGGAAAATCCAGAG CATGGGCGTCCGGGTGATGGACACGTCGTGGGTGGCCCGCCGaggcgccccggcgccccgcaaggcgcccgccgccccgccgcccgccgagctcgccgccggccccccggcgcccgctccCGAGCCGCCGCTGCCGAGCTCCCCCGCTGCcggccctcctcctcctgctccgaGCAGCTTCGGCTTCCCGCCGGCAGCCGAGCGGGCCGG cacTTTAAAAACCAAGGAGCTCTCGCCCGggcagcagaagggcagcctgGCCCCGGCCGCGGAGCAGAGCCCGCAGGCGCCGCGCAAAG CGTCCAGGAAGCCGGTGCCCCGGACGCCCCTCGGCCAGCCGGGCGGGACGCCGGAGCCGTCGGCGGGCTCGCCATCGCCCGCCAGCCCGTCCCCCACCCCTCCGAGCACCCCTTCGCCCTACGGACTCGCTTGCCCCCAAGGCTACTGCCTGGCCTCAGGTCAGCTGTCCCCAGCCGCCGCACctcccctgcctcctcctcctcctcctcctcctcccccgcTGAGCACCTTAACCAAATCTCGACCCACCCCCAAGCCGCGGCAGAGGCCCACGCTGCCACCGCCACAGCCTCCCACGGCCGCCTCGTCCGCCTCTAGCCCTCGGCCCGCGGAGCTCGGCCCGCTCGACGGCGCGGCCCCCGGGGACAGCGGGTGCACAG GTCGGCTCCGGTGCGATGTCCCTTCCGTGCACATAGAGACGGACGCCGCGCTGTGCCGGGAGCCACTGCCGAGGCTTTCGGGAGCGGGGAACATCGATGcgcgggaggaggaggaggaggaatcgGAAAGCACGGCCCTATGA
- the ARHGAP44 gene encoding rho GTPase-activating protein 44 isoform X1, which translates to MKKQFNRMRQLANQTVGRAEKTEVLGEDLLQVEKRLELVKQVSHGAHKKLTACLQGQQGADADKRSKKLPLTTLAQCLTEGAAVLGDESLLGKMLKLCGEAEDKLAQELIHLELQVERDVIEPLFALAEVEIPNIQKQRKHLAKLVLDMDSSRTRWQQSAKSSGSSSNLQPAKADALREEMEEAANRVEICRDQLSADMYGFVAKEIDYANYFQTLIEVQAEYHRKSLALLQNVLPQIKAQQEAWIEKPSFGKPLEEHLAVSGREIAFPVEACVTMLLECGMQEEGLFRVAPSASKLKKLKAALDCCIVDVQEYSADPHAVAGALKSYLRELPEPLMTFELYDEWIQASNMPEQERLLQALWSACEKLPKANYNNLRYLIKFLARLTEHQDANKMTPSNVAIVLGPNLLWPQADGNITEMMTTVSLQIVGILEPLIQHADWFFPGADVEFNVSGGFGSPAHANHNANYGPAPAPDAEHADRRQHDPARRPLSVATDNMMLEFYKKDGLRKIQSMGVRVMDTSWVARRGAPAPRKAPAAPPPAELAAGPPAPAPEPPLPSSPAAGPPPPAPSSFGFPPAAERAGTLKTKELSPGQQKGSLAPAAEQSPQAPRKASRKPVPRTPLGQPGGTPEPSAGSPSPASPSPTPPSTPSPYGLACPQGYCLASGQLSPAAAPPLPPPPPPPPPPLSTLTKSRPTPKPRQRPTLPPPQPPTAASSASSPRPAELGPLDGAAPGDSGCTGRLRCDVPSVHIETDAALCREPLPRLSGAGNIDAREEEEEESESTAL; encoded by the exons atGAAGAAGCAGTTCAACCGCATGCGGCAGCTCGCCAACCAGACCGTGGGCAG GGCCGAGAAAACGGAAGTTTTGGGCGAGGATCTTCTGCAG GTGGAGAAGCGGCTGGAGCTGGTGAAGCAGGTCTCGCACGGCGCGCACAAGAAGCTGACGGCGTGtctgcaggggcagcagggcGCCGACGCCGACAAGCGCTCG AAGAAGCTGCCTTTGACGACGCTGGCGCAGTGCCTGACGGAGGGAGCCGCCGTGCTGGGGGACGAGTCCCTGCTGGG GAAGATGCTCAAGCTGTGCGGGGAGGCGGAGGACAAGCTGGCCCAGGAGCTCATCCACTTGGAGCTGCAGGTGGAGCGGGACGTCATCGAGCCGCTCTTCGCGCTCGCCGAG GTGGAGATCCCGAATATCCAGAAACAGCGGAAGCACTTGGCGAAGCTGGTGCTGGACATGGACTCCTCGAGGACAAG GTGGCAGCAATCCGCCAAGTCGTCGGGTTCCTCGAGCAACCTGCAGCCGGCCAAAGCCGACGCGCTcagggaggagatggaggaggcGGCGAACCGAGTGGAGATTTGCAGG GACCAGCTCTCCGCCGACATGTACGGTTTTGTGGCCAAAGAAATAGACTATGCAAACTACTTCCAAACG TTAATCGAAGTGCAAGCCGAGTACCATAGGAAGTCACTGGCGCTTCTGCAGAACGTGCTGCCGCAGATCAAAGCCCAGCAGG AGGCTTGGATCGAGAAACCCTCCTTCGGGAAGCCCCTGGAGGAGCACCTGGCCGTCAGCGGGCGGGAGATCGCCTTCCCCGTCGAGGCGTGCGTCACCATGCTGCTCGAGTGCGGCATGCAGGAGGAG GGTCTCTTCCGCGTGGCTCCCTCCGCCTCGAAGCTGAAGAAGCTCAAGGCCGCCCTGGACTGCTGCATCGTGGATGTGCAGGAGTACTCGGCCGACCCGCACGCCGTTGCAG GAGCCTTGAAGTCCTACCTGCGGGAGCTGCCGGAGCCGCTCATGACATTCGAGCTCTACGACGAGTGGATCCAGGCCTCCAA cATGCCGGAGcaggagaggctgctgcaggccctCTGGAGCGCCTGCGAGAAGCTGCCCAAGGCCAACTACAACAACCTCAG ATACCTGATCAAATTCCTCGCGCGGCTCACGGAGCACCAGGACGCCAACAAGATGACGCCGAGCAACGTGGCCATCGTGCTGGGTCCCAACCTGCTCTGGCCGCAGGCGGATGG gaacatcACGGAGATGATGACGACGGTGTCCCTGCAGATCGTGGGCATCCTGGAGCCCCTCATCCAGCACGCCGACTGGTTCTTCCCGGGAG CAGACGTGGAGTTCAACGTGAGCGGCGGCTTCGGCAGCCCCGCGCACGCCAACCACAACGCCAACTacggcccggcgcccgccccggacGCCGAGCACGCCGACCGCAGGCAGCACgacccggcgcggcggcccctcAGCGTGGCCACGGACAACATGATGCTGGAGTTTTACAAGAAGGACGG CCTCAGGAAAATCCAGAG CATGGGCGTCCGGGTGATGGACACGTCGTGGGTGGCCCGCCGaggcgccccggcgccccgcaaggcgcccgccgccccgccgcccgccgagctcgccgccggccccccggcgcccgctccCGAGCCGCCGCTGCCGAGCTCCCCCGCTGCcggccctcctcctcctgctccgaGCAGCTTCGGCTTCCCGCCGGCAGCCGAGCGGGCCGG cacTTTAAAAACCAAGGAGCTCTCGCCCGggcagcagaagggcagcctgGCCCCGGCCGCGGAGCAGAGCCCGCAGGCGCCGCGCAAAG CGTCCAGGAAGCCGGTGCCCCGGACGCCCCTCGGCCAGCCGGGCGGGACGCCGGAGCCGTCGGCGGGCTCGCCATCGCCCGCCAGCCCGTCCCCCACCCCTCCGAGCACCCCTTCGCCCTACGGACTCGCTTGCCCCCAAGGCTACTGCCTGGCCTCAGGTCAGCTGTCCCCAGCCGCCGCACctcccctgcctcctcctcctcctcctcctcctcccccgcTGAGCACCTTAACCAAATCTCGACCCACCCCCAAGCCGCGGCAGAGGCCCACGCTGCCACCGCCACAGCCTCCCACGGCCGCCTCGTCCGCCTCTAGCCCTCGGCCCGCGGAGCTCGGCCCGCTCGACGGCGCGGCCCCCGGGGACAGCGGGTGCACAG GTCGGCTCCGGTGCGATGTCCCTTCCGTGCACATAGAGACGGACGCCGCGCTGTGCCGGGAGCCACTGCCGAGGCTTTCGGGAGCGGGGAACATCGATGcgcgggaggaggaggaggaggaatcgGAAAGCACGGCCCTATGA